In the genome of Taurinivorans muris, one region contains:
- a CDS encoding transcription antitermination factor NusB, which yields MLKLPNLPKLRELALECLLQKAGNTPFPVLLEKAFAQIPAHGHSSQDRACLMALCYGVLRNAGLLKQICLSHCKKKPGPAMETCLCLALFEIFFMNKSEYAVVNEYANLIKKREGQSKAHAVNAILRTILKNKNTAAENLAHYQEQIKTKIPDNRIPNKKALRKLHQLADLSELFTNNIHKSFYQLLAEESFYAPIPSFRLNPQKNELPQHAELFSQSIVFFPEQKTQERAQEQILPLAKQGILSRQGVSSALFAEKIAAFIQEKNLGTAPLWDMCCGRGGKSLALLEKNIRVSMVSEPNSERLEAFKTQLSRLGLPSPQIMEGLAEKMAQDRKFPLILLDSPCSTSGTIARNPEVKYRISEESLAEISLIQEKLLRLASEHLEDKGCLFYCTCSVFECENKEQIKKLLAEVPAMHCLHEEYLVPSRLNPAFKGHDILYFAILQKE from the coding sequence ATGCTAAAGCTGCCGAACCTGCCAAAACTGCGGGAACTCGCTTTAGAATGCCTTTTGCAAAAAGCAGGAAACACGCCTTTTCCCGTGCTGTTGGAAAAGGCTTTCGCTCAAATTCCCGCACACGGGCATTCGAGCCAAGACAGGGCATGCCTCATGGCTCTTTGTTACGGGGTTTTGCGAAATGCGGGACTTCTCAAACAAATCTGTCTAAGTCACTGCAAAAAAAAGCCCGGTCCGGCAATGGAAACATGCCTCTGCCTCGCCCTGTTTGAAATTTTTTTCATGAATAAAAGCGAGTACGCCGTTGTCAATGAATATGCAAATCTCATCAAAAAGCGTGAAGGACAAAGCAAAGCCCATGCCGTCAATGCTATTTTGCGCACTATTTTAAAAAATAAAAATACGGCGGCAGAAAATCTTGCGCACTATCAGGAACAAATAAAAACAAAAATTCCCGATAATCGGATCCCCAATAAAAAGGCTTTGCGCAAACTGCACCAACTAGCCGATTTGTCAGAACTTTTTACAAATAATATTCATAAGAGCTTTTATCAGCTCCTTGCCGAAGAAAGTTTTTACGCCCCGATTCCGAGTTTTCGCCTCAATCCGCAAAAAAACGAATTGCCCCAACATGCCGAATTATTCAGCCAAAGCATAGTTTTTTTCCCAGAACAAAAAACTCAAGAACGCGCGCAGGAACAAATCCTGCCCCTCGCCAAACAGGGCATTCTTTCAAGACAAGGCGTTTCTTCCGCCCTTTTTGCGGAGAAAATCGCCGCTTTCATTCAGGAAAAAAATCTCGGCACAGCGCCGTTATGGGATATGTGCTGCGGACGCGGAGGAAAAAGCCTCGCCCTTTTGGAAAAAAATATCCGCGTCAGCATGGTCAGCGAACCGAACAGCGAACGCCTTGAAGCATTCAAAACCCAACTTTCACGCCTTGGTTTGCCCTCTCCGCAAATCATGGAAGGACTTGCCGAAAAAATGGCTCAAGACAGGAAATTTCCTCTTATCCTGCTTGACAGCCCCTGCTCCACATCAGGCACCATAGCCCGCAATCCTGAAGTAAAATACCGTATCAGCGAAGAAAGCCTTGCGGAAATTTCGCTCATTCAAGAAAAACTCCTGCGCCTCGCTTCTGAACATTTAGAAGACAAGGGCTGCCTTTTTTACTGCACGTGTTCCGTTTTTGAATGTGAAAACAAGGAACAGATAAAAAAACTCCTTGCCGAAGTTCCCGCCATGCACTGCCTGCACGAGGAATACCTCGTTCCCTCCCGATTAAACCCCGCGTTCAAAGGGCATGACATCCTCTATTTCGCCATTTTACAGAAAGAATAA